The following proteins come from a genomic window of Microbacterium sp. SY138:
- a CDS encoding ABC transporter ATP-binding protein, translated as MSSAVTGTQNEDRSEYTREESREIRRRSLRLLGSLVSPLKPRIVLAAAVLIVSTALQVAGPILISIGLDRALPAAIDRADWMPTFMIGGIYLLAGALAAVLIAWYVIIAAKLTQAVLLDLRKRIFLHTQRLSLEFHESYTSGRIISRQTSDLDSIKELLDGGLNELVSGVLFGLFTFIALCFWDWQSGLILAIGGVPLFFLMKWFYSRSQLVYRESRVISAKVIVQFVETMTGIRAVKAFRKEPRNDKAFQEIAGDYRDVNRRSMLLFGTFEPGLMGVAALVLGIVVLWGGIRVSEGALTVGVLLSAVLYVRNFFAPMQEIAMFLNSYQSATAALEKVSGVLEEVPTVPDPEKPIDLWEARGHVEFDEVTFGYNGEKTILPNFSLDIPAGQTIALVGTTGAGKSTLAKLISRFYDPSDGRVTLDGVDLRSLHPKDLRRAIVMVTQEAYLFSGTVADNIALGKPEATLDEIKAAARAVGADGFISSLPDGYGTDVNKRGGRVSAGQRQLISFARAFLADPAVLILDEATASLDIPSERLIQDALQTLLKDRTAIIIAHRLSTVAIADRVLVMEHGRIIEDDTPAALIGGTGKFAQLHAAWQETLV; from the coding sequence ATGAGCTCCGCCGTCACCGGAACCCAGAACGAGGATCGTTCCGAGTACACCCGCGAAGAGAGCCGGGAGATCCGTCGTCGATCCCTCCGACTCCTCGGATCCCTGGTCAGCCCGTTGAAGCCGAGGATCGTCCTCGCCGCCGCGGTGCTGATCGTGTCGACCGCCCTCCAGGTCGCCGGCCCTATCCTCATCAGCATCGGCCTCGATCGCGCGCTGCCGGCGGCCATCGATCGGGCCGACTGGATGCCGACGTTCATGATCGGCGGCATCTATCTGCTGGCGGGTGCGCTCGCCGCCGTGCTGATCGCGTGGTACGTGATCATCGCGGCCAAGCTCACCCAGGCGGTGCTGCTCGATCTGCGCAAACGCATCTTCCTGCACACCCAGCGCCTGAGCCTGGAGTTCCACGAGTCGTACACGTCCGGGCGCATCATCTCGCGCCAGACGAGTGACCTCGACTCGATCAAAGAGCTCCTCGACGGCGGTCTGAACGAGCTCGTCTCCGGCGTGCTCTTCGGGCTCTTCACCTTCATCGCGCTGTGCTTCTGGGACTGGCAGTCGGGTCTCATTCTGGCGATCGGCGGCGTGCCGCTGTTCTTCCTGATGAAGTGGTTCTACTCGCGCTCGCAGTTGGTCTACCGCGAGTCGCGGGTGATCAGCGCGAAGGTGATCGTGCAGTTCGTCGAGACGATGACCGGCATCCGGGCCGTGAAGGCCTTCCGCAAGGAGCCGCGCAACGACAAGGCGTTCCAGGAGATCGCCGGTGACTATCGCGACGTCAACCGTCGCTCGATGCTGCTGTTCGGCACGTTCGAGCCCGGGCTCATGGGTGTCGCGGCCCTCGTGCTCGGAATCGTCGTGCTGTGGGGTGGTATCCGCGTCTCAGAGGGGGCGCTGACCGTCGGCGTGCTGCTGTCGGCGGTGCTGTATGTGCGCAACTTCTTCGCCCCGATGCAGGAGATCGCGATGTTCCTGAACTCCTACCAGTCGGCCACGGCCGCGCTGGAGAAGGTGTCGGGCGTGCTCGAGGAGGTGCCGACTGTTCCGGATCCCGAGAAGCCGATCGACCTCTGGGAAGCCCGCGGGCACGTGGAGTTCGACGAGGTGACGTTCGGCTACAACGGAGAGAAGACGATCCTCCCGAACTTCTCCCTCGACATCCCGGCCGGGCAGACGATCGCTCTGGTGGGCACGACCGGCGCGGGCAAGTCGACACTCGCCAAGCTCATCTCCCGGTTCTACGACCCCTCCGATGGGCGGGTCACCCTCGACGGCGTCGACCTGCGCTCGCTGCACCCGAAGGACCTCCGCCGCGCGATCGTCATGGTCACGCAGGAGGCCTACCTGTTCAGCGGGACCGTCGCCGACAACATCGCCCTCGGCAAGCCGGAGGCGACGCTCGACGAGATCAAGGCGGCGGCGCGGGCCGTGGGCGCCGACGGGTTCATCTCGTCGCTCCCCGACGGCTACGGCACCGATGTGAACAAGCGCGGCGGTCGGGTCTCGGCCGGTCAGCGTCAGCTCATCTCGTTCGCCCGGGCCTTCCTCGCCGACCCGGCGGTGCTGATCCTGGACGAGGCCACGGCGTCGCTGGACATCCCGTCGGAGCGACTGATCCAGGATGCCCTGCAGACCCTTCTCAAGGACCGCACGGCGATCATCATCGCGCACCGCCTGTCGACGGTCGCGATCGCCGACCGGGTTCTCGTGATGGAGCACGGACGCATCATCGAGGATGACACCCCTGCCGCGCTCATCGGCGGAACAGGCAAGTTCGCCCAGCTGCACGCGGCGTGGCAGGAGACGCTCGTCTGA
- a CDS encoding GNAT family N-acetyltransferase: protein MSELRMVELSAATIVAVNNLSLKPGQEQFLAPVSYGIAATVINPQTSWQRVILDRNEVVGFVSANFDAEAPEEHFRSVLWRINVDADDQGRGVGRYAVEALVDEARARGVDHVNVIYEAGEGGPETFFHRVGFTPVGETAYGEVIAEIRVTT from the coding sequence ATGTCCGAACTGCGCATGGTCGAACTCTCCGCTGCGACGATCGTCGCCGTGAACAACCTGTCGCTCAAGCCCGGGCAGGAGCAGTTCCTCGCTCCGGTCTCGTACGGGATCGCAGCGACCGTCATCAACCCGCAGACCTCCTGGCAGCGGGTGATCCTGGACCGCAACGAGGTCGTGGGCTTCGTCAGCGCCAACTTCGACGCGGAGGCACCGGAAGAGCACTTCCGTTCAGTGCTGTGGCGCATCAACGTCGATGCCGACGACCAGGGCCGCGGTGTCGGCCGGTACGCCGTCGAGGCGCTCGTCGATGAGGCCCGCGCGCGCGGCGTCGACCACGTCAACGTGATCTACGAGGCGGGCGAAGGCGGTCCGGAGACCTTCTTCCACCGCGTCGGCTTCACCCCTGTGGGCGAGACCGCCTACGGCGAGGTCATCGCCGAGATCCGGGTCACGACCTAG